In Amycolatopsis sulphurea, one genomic interval encodes:
- a CDS encoding S9 family peptidase, whose amino-acid sequence MAHPEPGAPSGPLTPADLAALRSVTDPQVSRDGLLRACVVQGPAPERGEPARSAIWLARGDEPAAPVTSGAGADQAPRISPSGRFLAFASDREQPGLWRLYIAPLDAHGTNEPWKIDAVPGVVEDIVWAADESGLVVLTADEGSDAGNIRGGTRFVPPEEAGASFLVRRPATVRRRVHWVRLPSGTVRQVSPDDRTVWEIGWAGQGPLAAVVSADPTESGWYDAELATIDLADATAKIVYTPSWQLQSPAVSPDGRSIAFLEAPQSDRALLAGSLTILDLDTGTVTRPEHEADLTRVRWTADGRLFWVGVASVETACGFFRPAETGWQLDQRWRGLGTLGRTYLTAATCSLDGTTIVAGFQAHNEPPELRQLGQRSGEPPHWRALTSLNTALAGRAKVRESVHKWKSSDGVEIEGILLLPESGYETPLPLVVVPHGGPTNATTSVFAAGAHRGDGILLAQAGCAVLLPNPRGSTGRGREFMAANLGDMGGGDLRDLESGVDSLAAAGIADPARAGIVGISYGGFMSAWAAACSDRFAAAIPISGITDWLSFHHTSNLGRFDEIYLDGTPYDPSGPYLDRSPVFHAAKCRTPTLLLHGDADLACPVTQAQEFYQALAAVGCETEFVTYKGAGHGMTEREHVLDVAERILGWFSRHLGFPVPGSTP is encoded by the coding sequence ATGGCCCACCCCGAGCCCGGCGCCCCGTCCGGACCGCTGACCCCGGCCGATCTCGCGGCCCTGCGGTCCGTCACCGATCCGCAGGTCTCCCGGGACGGGCTGCTGCGGGCGTGCGTGGTGCAGGGGCCGGCACCAGAGCGTGGGGAGCCAGCCCGGTCGGCGATCTGGCTGGCCCGCGGGGACGAACCGGCCGCGCCGGTCACCTCCGGCGCCGGAGCCGACCAGGCACCCCGCATCTCGCCGAGCGGGCGGTTCCTCGCCTTCGCCTCGGACCGGGAGCAGCCGGGGCTGTGGCGGCTCTACATCGCGCCGCTGGACGCGCACGGCACGAACGAGCCGTGGAAGATCGACGCGGTGCCCGGCGTCGTCGAGGACATCGTGTGGGCGGCCGACGAGTCGGGGCTGGTGGTGCTGACCGCCGACGAGGGGTCCGACGCCGGCAACATCCGCGGCGGCACCCGGTTCGTCCCGCCGGAGGAGGCCGGCGCCTCGTTCCTCGTGCGCAGGCCGGCCACCGTCCGGCGGCGCGTGCACTGGGTGCGGCTGCCCTCGGGCACCGTGCGGCAGGTCAGCCCGGACGACCGGACGGTCTGGGAGATCGGCTGGGCCGGGCAGGGCCCGCTGGCCGCGGTGGTGTCCGCCGATCCGACCGAAAGCGGCTGGTACGACGCGGAACTCGCGACCATCGACCTGGCGGACGCGACCGCCAAGATCGTCTACACCCCGTCCTGGCAGCTGCAGTCCCCCGCGGTCTCCCCGGACGGGCGCTCGATCGCGTTCCTGGAGGCACCGCAGAGCGACCGCGCCCTGCTGGCCGGCTCGCTGACCATCCTCGACCTGGACACCGGAACGGTCACCCGGCCCGAGCACGAGGCCGACCTGACCCGGGTGCGCTGGACCGCCGACGGCCGGCTCTTCTGGGTCGGCGTCGCCTCCGTCGAGACCGCCTGCGGATTCTTCCGCCCGGCGGAGACCGGCTGGCAGCTCGACCAGCGCTGGCGCGGCCTGGGCACCCTCGGCCGCACCTACCTGACCGCCGCCACCTGCAGTCTCGACGGCACCACGATCGTCGCCGGATTCCAGGCGCACAACGAGCCGCCCGAACTCCGGCAACTCGGTCAGCGGTCCGGCGAGCCGCCGCACTGGCGTGCGCTCACCAGCCTCAACACCGCGCTCGCCGGACGGGCGAAGGTCCGCGAGAGCGTGCACAAGTGGAAGTCCTCCGACGGCGTCGAGATCGAGGGGATCCTGCTCCTGCCCGAAAGCGGGTACGAGACTCCCCTGCCGCTCGTCGTGGTGCCGCACGGCGGTCCCACCAACGCCACGACCTCGGTGTTCGCCGCGGGTGCACACCGTGGCGACGGGATCCTGCTGGCCCAGGCCGGCTGCGCGGTGCTGCTGCCCAACCCGCGCGGCTCGACCGGCCGCGGCCGGGAGTTCATGGCCGCCAACCTCGGCGACATGGGCGGCGGCGACCTGCGCGATCTGGAATCCGGGGTCGACTCGCTGGCCGCGGCCGGGATCGCCGACCCGGCGCGGGCCGGGATCGTCGGCATCTCCTACGGCGGGTTCATGTCCGCCTGGGCGGCCGCGTGCAGCGACCGGTTCGCCGCGGCGATCCCGATCTCCGGCATCACCGACTGGCTGAGCTTCCACCACACCTCGAACCTCGGCCGGTTCGACGAGATCTACCTCGACGGCACCCCCTACGACCCGTCCGGTCCGTATCTGGACCGCTCCCCGGTGTTCCACGCCGCGAAGTGCCGCACGCCGACCCTGCTGCTGCACGGCGACGCCGACCTCGCCTGCCCGGTGACCCAGGCGCAGGAGTTCTACCAGGCCCTCGCCGCGGTGGGCTGCGAAACGGAATTCGTCACCTACAAGGGTGCCGGGCACGGAATGACCGAACGCGAGCACGTGCTCGACGTGGCCGAGCGCATTCTCGGCTGGTTCTCCCGGCACCTCGGATTCCCGGTCCCCGGCAGCACGCCGTGA
- a CDS encoding GntR family transcriptional regulator, with amino-acid sequence MSSRSDVPIYRQIVTQLSFMIEAGDLAPGQALPSARMLADNLRINRNTVAHAYAELAELGLVEGRGRSGTIVVGPAAEPEGTPERGKAREVLQGAIRECVELGMSAVEIQSLVLNLALRAEDDQLKISFVECNSDRAKYFASELEQHIGMRVTPLVLGEFTAAEEPADLVLTTFFHLAEVRTLMRRQPAEVVAIVVAPHVQTLVRIAAAARTGTVGIWYRTDEQAVTVRDSLLDSGIENVRVLEGVTDRDLAGIDLVVVPNEVPEIKERLEGRIEVIEFGNVLDTASIRMVNEVVRDMQAAKRETPDRLAAS; translated from the coding sequence GTGAGCAGCCGTTCGGATGTGCCGATCTACCGGCAGATCGTCACCCAGCTGTCGTTCATGATCGAGGCCGGCGATCTCGCCCCCGGCCAGGCCCTGCCCAGTGCCCGGATGCTGGCCGACAACCTGCGCATCAACCGCAACACGGTGGCGCACGCCTATGCCGAGCTGGCCGAGCTCGGACTGGTCGAGGGGCGCGGGCGCAGCGGCACGATCGTGGTCGGCCCGGCCGCCGAGCCGGAGGGCACGCCGGAGCGCGGCAAGGCCCGCGAGGTGCTGCAGGGCGCCATCCGCGAATGCGTCGAGCTGGGCATGTCCGCGGTGGAGATCCAGTCCCTGGTGCTCAACCTCGCGCTGCGCGCCGAGGACGACCAGCTGAAGATCTCCTTCGTCGAGTGCAATTCCGACCGGGCGAAGTACTTCGCCAGCGAGCTGGAGCAGCACATAGGGATGCGGGTCACGCCGCTGGTGCTGGGCGAGTTCACCGCCGCCGAGGAGCCCGCCGACCTGGTGCTGACCACCTTCTTCCACCTCGCCGAGGTGCGCACGCTGATGCGCCGGCAGCCGGCCGAGGTGGTGGCCATCGTGGTCGCCCCGCACGTGCAGACCCTGGTGCGGATCGCCGCCGCGGCCCGCACCGGCACGGTCGGCATCTGGTACCGCACCGACGAGCAGGCCGTCACCGTCCGGGATTCCCTGCTGGACTCCGGCATCGAGAACGTCCGCGTGCTCGAAGGCGTGACCGACCGCGATCTGGCCGGCATCGACCTGGTGGTCGTGCCGAACGAGGTGCCCGAAATCAAGGAACGGCTCGAAGGCCGGATCGAGGTGATCGAGTTCGGCAACGTCCTCGACACCGCGTCGATCCGGATGGTCAACGAGGTGGTACGCGACATGCAGGCCGCCAAGCGCGAAACCCCCGACCGCCTCGCCGCTTCCTGA
- a CDS encoding cobalamin B12-binding domain-containing protein has protein sequence MKSPVNRQAPIKVVIAKPGLDGHDRGAKVVARALRDSGMEVVYTGIYQTPESILRAVVQEDADVLGLSSLSGAHLEYAKELCQLLRDNGRDDVLFLVGGTVPPEDADTLRGYGVHEVFGPGTPTSALVEFITSNANQGR, from the coding sequence ATGAAGTCACCGGTGAACCGGCAGGCCCCGATCAAGGTCGTGATCGCCAAGCCCGGCCTGGACGGCCATGACCGCGGGGCGAAGGTGGTCGCGCGGGCGTTGCGCGACTCCGGGATGGAAGTGGTCTATACCGGCATCTACCAGACCCCGGAGTCCATTCTGCGGGCCGTGGTGCAGGAGGACGCGGACGTGCTCGGCTTGTCCAGCCTGTCCGGCGCGCACCTGGAGTACGCGAAGGAGCTGTGCCAGCTGTTGCGCGACAACGGCCGGGACGACGTGCTGTTCCTGGTCGGTGGCACGGTGCCGCCGGAGGACGCGGACACCCTGCGCGGCTACGGCGTGCACGAGGTCTTCGGCCCCGGCACCCCGACCTCGGCGCTGGTCGAGTTCATCACCTCGAACGCCAACCAGGGCCGCTGA
- a CDS encoding acyl-CoA mutase large subunit family protein, with product MDIMTGNGDQRWDEHVEQWRRERVAADYERIPPRRAEFRTSSGTKVKDVYTSADIRDSDPETDIGLPGEYPYTRGVHSTMYRGRPWTIRQVAGFGQAEDTNNRYKYLLDAGQTGLSTDFDLPTLLGYDSDHEVYRREVGRIGVAVDTVVDMHALFDGIPLDRISTSLTINPSAAVLLAMYRVVGEERGFPGHVLTGTTQNDILKEYIAQNEFIFPPEPSVHLVVDTMEYGADVMPRFNPLNVCGYHIRDAGATAVEEVGLTLSNALCYMEKGIERGIDPDRLAPRVSFFWNVHNNFFEEAAKLRAARRLWARLTRERLGCKDPRSWLMRAHCQTSGVSLTAQQPYNNVARTAIQAMAAILGGTQSLHTNSLDEALSIPSESAIRIAVRTQAIILHETGAADVVDPLAGSYYVETLTNQIEEEARSLIERVDGMGGMIGAVESGYAAQLIADSSWEQQTRIESGDTVVVGMNDYIDENEQLDIEIDRPVPGVMERQMTRLAEVKRTREGRRVSAALGAIEKAAPDLHHNLMPLIEEAVRARATVGEICDVLRGVWGHHQPSTVF from the coding sequence ATGGACATCATGACCGGTAACGGAGACCAGCGCTGGGACGAGCACGTCGAGCAGTGGCGGCGCGAGCGCGTCGCCGCCGACTACGAACGGATCCCGCCGCGGCGGGCGGAGTTCCGGACGTCCTCGGGGACGAAGGTCAAGGACGTCTACACCAGCGCCGACATCCGGGACAGCGACCCGGAGACCGACATCGGGCTGCCCGGGGAGTACCCCTACACCCGTGGCGTGCACTCCACGATGTACCGCGGGCGTCCGTGGACCATCCGCCAGGTGGCGGGGTTCGGCCAGGCCGAGGACACCAACAACCGCTACAAGTACCTGCTGGACGCCGGCCAGACCGGGCTGTCCACCGACTTCGACCTGCCCACGCTGCTCGGCTACGACTCCGACCACGAGGTGTACCGGCGCGAGGTCGGCCGGATCGGCGTGGCGGTGGACACCGTGGTCGACATGCACGCGCTGTTCGACGGCATCCCGCTGGACCGGATCTCCACCTCGCTGACCATCAATCCCTCCGCCGCGGTGCTGCTGGCGATGTACCGCGTGGTGGGCGAGGAACGAGGGTTCCCCGGGCACGTGCTGACCGGCACCACGCAGAACGACATCCTCAAGGAGTACATCGCCCAGAACGAGTTCATCTTCCCGCCCGAGCCCTCGGTGCACCTGGTGGTGGACACCATGGAGTACGGCGCGGACGTGATGCCGCGGTTCAACCCGCTCAACGTGTGCGGCTACCACATCCGCGACGCCGGGGCGACCGCCGTCGAAGAGGTCGGGCTGACCCTCAGCAATGCCTTGTGCTACATGGAAAAGGGCATCGAACGGGGGATCGACCCGGACCGGCTCGCGCCCCGGGTGTCGTTCTTCTGGAACGTGCACAACAACTTCTTCGAGGAGGCCGCGAAACTCCGTGCGGCCCGGCGGTTGTGGGCGAGGCTGACCCGGGAACGGCTCGGCTGCAAGGATCCGCGGTCCTGGCTGATGCGCGCGCACTGCCAGACCTCGGGGGTTTCGCTGACCGCGCAGCAGCCCTACAACAACGTCGCCCGCACGGCGATCCAGGCGATGGCCGCGATCCTCGGCGGAACCCAGTCCCTGCACACCAACTCGCTCGACGAGGCGCTGTCCATCCCGTCGGAGAGCGCGATCCGGATCGCGGTGCGCACCCAGGCGATCATCCTGCACGAGACCGGCGCGGCCGACGTGGTGGACCCGCTCGCCGGTTCGTACTACGTGGAAACGCTGACCAACCAGATCGAGGAGGAGGCGCGCTCGCTGATCGAACGCGTCGACGGGATGGGCGGCATGATCGGCGCGGTCGAATCCGGCTACGCCGCCCAGCTGATCGCGGACTCCTCCTGGGAGCAGCAGACCCGGATCGAGAGCGGCGACACGGTGGTGGTCGGGATGAACGACTACATCGACGAGAACGAGCAGCTCGACATCGAGATCGACCGGCCCGTGCCCGGCGTGATGGAACGGCAGATGACCCGGCTCGCCGAGGTCAAGCGCACCCGGGAAGGGCGGCGGGTGAGCGCCGCGCTCGGCGCGATCGAGAAGGCCGCCCCGGACCTGCACCACAACCTGATGCCGCTGATCGAGGAAGCCGTGCGGGCCCGCGCGACCGTCGGCGAGATCTGCGACGTGCTGCGCGGCGTGTGGGGCCACCACCAGCCGTCGACCGTCTTCTAG
- a CDS encoding ArgK/MeaB family GTPase, with protein MFESDEIDALVEKARTGMWAPLARAVTVVENSPPWEVSVPRASRPCHIVGITGPPGAGKSTLTGRLIESFVDVGERVAVLAIDPSSPLSGGAVLGDRIRMETHLAGRPGVFVRSLASRGSHGAVAGATRNIARLLELSGLFDVVLIETVGAGQTEVAIVEVADTVLLVTVPGLGDAVQTIKAGLMEIADSFVVNMADRPGAAETARHLRLAAGRADAVYKTVAVDGTGVDELRTGLQKRWQALLDGGRLAAERAEKWGSDAALVAEAWVGDCAASIALDPHEPMQNAVERILKEAVRRWTS; from the coding sequence TTGTTCGAATCTGACGAAATCGACGCGCTGGTCGAGAAAGCGCGCACCGGGATGTGGGCACCACTGGCCCGTGCGGTGACCGTGGTGGAGAACAGCCCGCCGTGGGAGGTGTCGGTGCCGCGGGCATCGCGGCCCTGCCACATCGTGGGCATCACCGGACCGCCGGGCGCGGGCAAGAGCACCCTCACCGGACGGCTGATCGAGTCCTTTGTGGACGTCGGCGAACGGGTCGCGGTGCTGGCCATCGACCCGTCCAGCCCGCTCAGCGGCGGCGCCGTGCTCGGCGACCGGATCCGGATGGAGACCCACCTGGCCGGACGGCCGGGGGTGTTCGTGCGCAGCCTCGCCAGCCGCGGCTCGCACGGCGCGGTCGCCGGGGCCACCCGCAACATCGCGCGGCTGCTGGAGCTGTCCGGCCTGTTCGACGTGGTGCTGATCGAGACCGTGGGCGCCGGGCAGACCGAGGTCGCGATCGTCGAGGTCGCCGACACCGTCCTGCTGGTCACCGTGCCGGGGCTGGGCGACGCGGTGCAGACGATCAAGGCCGGGCTGATGGAGATCGCGGACTCGTTCGTGGTCAACATGGCCGACCGGCCCGGAGCCGCGGAGACCGCGCGGCACCTGCGGCTGGCGGCCGGCCGGGCGGACGCGGTCTACAAGACCGTGGCGGTGGACGGCACCGGGGTCGACGAACTGCGGACCGGCCTGCAGAAACGCTGGCAGGCACTGCTCGACGGCGGCAGGCTCGCCGCCGAGCGGGCGGAGAAATGGGGCTCGGACGCGGCACTCGTGGCCGAGGCGTGGGTGGGCGACTGCGCGGCGTCGATCGCGCTGGACCCGCACGAACCGATGCAGAACGCCGTGGAACGGATTTTGAAGGAGGCGGTGCGCCGATGGACATCATGA
- a CDS encoding class I adenylate-forming enzyme family protein, translated as MAVAADSVVAWVGAVARAHAGSPALVGDQVVWTYRDLWDRAGEVARLLLRRGHRMGDPVGLIGANEPAYVATYLGIMRAGGIAVPVNAMLDAGTAQRQLASVAPKRVFAGQLGDPVRETLAEHFELLPMDPGADPEPTGAGRLPEVRPEAVCTIMLTSGSTGLPKGVMHTQATMLHAVLQLTSAFPFCADDRSVVFLPLHACIPEQVLPVLCTGGSLEILPGFDVDRVADACTRATTFDAVPTILSRLLEHAPLGKLAHLRWVLFASEPMPVPLLERWWDELPGVETHQLYGMTEVLPLSAAPHRLLREEPGTVGYAFPTTRLVVDAEGGGELLGASPARMAGYHRDEVATKAALAPDGAMRTGDLGRIDERGLVHLTGRSKDIIISGGFNIAPVEIEAVAARHPAVERAIVVGIPSPRWGETPVVVAVARPGHALSAAELLAHCRAGVAKYQRPSGAGLVTAFPTTGIGKAAKDAVKRMIMDGTIDLVRI; from the coding sequence GTGGCCGTCGCGGCGGATTCCGTCGTGGCGTGGGTGGGTGCGGTGGCGCGGGCGCACGCGGGCTCGCCCGCCCTCGTCGGCGATCAGGTGGTCTGGACCTATCGGGACCTGTGGGACAGAGCGGGCGAAGTCGCCCGGCTGCTGCTGCGCCGCGGGCACCGGATGGGCGATCCGGTCGGCCTGATCGGCGCGAACGAGCCCGCCTACGTGGCCACCTACCTCGGGATCATGCGGGCCGGTGGAATCGCGGTACCGGTGAACGCGATGCTCGACGCGGGCACCGCGCAGCGTCAGCTGGCCTCGGTGGCGCCCAAACGGGTCTTCGCCGGGCAGCTCGGGGATCCGGTCCGGGAAACGCTGGCAGAGCACTTCGAGCTGCTGCCGATGGACCCGGGCGCCGATCCGGAGCCGACGGGCGCGGGCAGGCTGCCCGAGGTCCGGCCGGAAGCGGTGTGCACGATCATGCTCACCAGCGGGTCCACCGGGCTGCCCAAGGGCGTCATGCACACCCAGGCGACCATGCTGCACGCGGTCCTGCAGCTCACTTCCGCGTTCCCGTTCTGCGCCGACGACCGGTCGGTGGTGTTCCTCCCGCTGCACGCGTGCATCCCCGAACAGGTCCTCCCAGTGCTCTGCACGGGCGGTTCCCTGGAGATCCTCCCGGGATTCGACGTCGACCGCGTGGCTGACGCCTGCACCCGCGCCACCACCTTCGACGCGGTGCCGACCATCCTGAGCCGGCTGCTCGAACACGCGCCGCTGGGCAAGCTCGCCCACCTGCGGTGGGTGCTGTTCGCCTCCGAGCCGATGCCGGTGCCGCTGCTGGAGCGCTGGTGGGACGAGCTGCCCGGGGTGGAGACCCACCAGCTGTACGGGATGACCGAGGTGCTGCCGCTGAGCGCGGCCCCGCATCGGCTGCTGCGCGAAGAACCGGGCACGGTCGGCTATGCCTTCCCCACCACGCGGCTGGTGGTGGATGCCGAAGGCGGCGGGGAACTGCTCGGCGCGAGTCCCGCCCGGATGGCCGGGTATCACCGGGACGAGGTGGCCACGAAGGCGGCGCTCGCCCCGGACGGCGCGATGCGCACCGGGGATCTCGGCCGGATCGACGAGCGCGGGCTGGTGCACCTGACCGGGCGCAGCAAGGACATCATCATCTCCGGCGGATTCAACATCGCGCCGGTGGAGATCGAGGCGGTCGCCGCCCGGCATCCGGCCGTGGAACGCGCGATCGTCGTGGGGATCCCGAGCCCGCGGTGGGGCGAGACACCGGTGGTGGTGGCGGTGGCCCGGCCGGGTCACGCGCTCAGCGCCGCGGAACTGCTGGCGCACTGCCGGGCCGGGGTCGCGAAGTATCAGCGGCCGAGCGGGGCGGGGCTGGTGACGGCCTTCCCCACCACCGGGATCGGCAAGGCCGCCAAGGACGCGGTGAAGCGGATGATCATGGACGGGACGATCGACCTTGTTCGAATCTGA
- a CDS encoding hotdog domain-containing protein, protein MVQPNSTEYDAFIRLRLAPADARYAGDLAAGSKAMEIFADLETEIALREGGDEGLCAAYDSVQFLAPLRVGDFVEGVAKVVRRGRRSRTIEAKIYKVLGVDDKGVRNLTEPVLAATAEATIVVATVDRTAPGEA, encoded by the coding sequence ATGGTTCAGCCGAACTCCACCGAGTACGACGCCTTCATCCGGCTCCGCTTGGCTCCTGCCGACGCGCGGTATGCCGGCGACCTGGCCGCGGGCTCCAAGGCGATGGAGATCTTCGCCGATCTGGAGACCGAGATCGCCCTGCGCGAGGGCGGCGACGAAGGCCTGTGCGCGGCCTACGATTCCGTGCAGTTCCTGGCACCGCTGCGGGTCGGCGATTTCGTCGAAGGCGTCGCGAAGGTGGTCCGGCGCGGCCGCCGCAGCCGCACCATCGAAGCGAAGATCTACAAAGTACTGGGCGTCGACGACAAGGGCGTCCGGAACCTGACCGAACCCGTCCTGGCGGCCACGGCGGAGGCGACCATCGTCGTCGCCACCGTCGATCGCACGGCACCCGGGGAAGCCTGA
- a CDS encoding dipeptidase: MTELHRNATVVDLHNDLILLVDHFDRRGKPGHFAEFWLPQLRAGGVKVQVLPICLEDQFQSEGGLRRTLLLAERIHRLAEEHPADVRICLTGAEVDAAVAAGRIAFVLALEGAHGLGQDPELIRTMGRVGVRVVSLAHLGRTFLADGSGLDDFSRGGLTPQGIEVLDEMERLGIVFDVSHLGVAGVDDVLARASRPLLATHSGCRAVADVHRNLSDQQVKAISDLGGVIGVAAAIPPFIDPARPTAARVVDHIEHLASVGSIDAVGLGPDFVDDYFDEVFGGWQAPGLGLTPDWEVAEIQRPADLPKLTDEMVSRGFSDEDVRKVLGGNAMRVLRTVMGVPGRPAE, translated from the coding sequence ATGACCGAGCTGCACCGGAACGCGACGGTCGTCGATCTGCACAACGACCTCATCCTGCTCGTGGACCACTTCGACCGCCGGGGCAAGCCGGGGCATTTCGCCGAATTCTGGCTGCCGCAGCTGCGCGCGGGCGGGGTCAAGGTGCAGGTGCTGCCGATCTGCCTGGAGGACCAGTTCCAGTCCGAGGGCGGGCTGCGCCGGACCCTGTTGCTGGCCGAGCGGATCCACCGGCTCGCCGAGGAGCACCCCGCCGACGTCCGGATCTGCCTGACCGGCGCCGAGGTCGACGCCGCGGTGGCGGCCGGGCGGATCGCGTTCGTGCTCGCGCTGGAAGGCGCGCACGGGCTGGGCCAGGATCCGGAGCTGATCCGCACCATGGGCCGGGTCGGGGTGCGGGTGGTCTCGCTGGCCCACCTCGGCCGGACCTTTCTCGCCGACGGCAGCGGCCTCGACGATTTCTCCCGTGGCGGGCTCACCCCGCAGGGCATCGAGGTGCTCGACGAGATGGAGCGGCTGGGCATCGTGTTCGACGTCAGCCACCTCGGCGTGGCCGGGGTGGACGACGTGCTCGCCCGGGCGAGCCGTCCGCTGCTGGCCACCCACTCCGGCTGCCGGGCGGTCGCCGACGTGCACCGCAACCTCTCCGATCAGCAGGTGAAGGCCATCTCCGACCTCGGCGGCGTGATCGGCGTGGCGGCGGCCATCCCGCCCTTCATCGATCCCGCACGCCCGACCGCGGCCCGGGTCGTGGACCACATCGAGCACCTGGCCTCGGTCGGCTCGATCGACGCGGTGGGGCTGGGCCCGGACTTCGTCGACGATTACTTCGACGAGGTGTTCGGCGGCTGGCAGGCCCCCGGCCTCGGACTCACCCCGGACTGGGAGGTCGCCGAGATCCAGCGGCCCGCGGATCTGCCGAAGCTGACCGACGAGATGGTCTCGCGCGGGTTCAGCGACGAGGACGTCCGGAAGGTCTTGGGTGGCAACGCGATGCGCGTCCTGCGCACCGTGATGGGGGTGCCCGGGCGGCCTGCCGAGTAG
- a CDS encoding LysR family transcriptional regulator substrate-binding protein: MNACLGEGFEPLFAIEGGEMDAVLELVQAGLGLAVVPSTVVGTRFRRTQVTEPGLSRVVRLAYRRDVEHPRAVRALQEAILHFLAGGTARLPPGTRSLVGASR, translated from the coding sequence GTGAACGCTTGCCTCGGGGAGGGGTTCGAGCCGCTGTTCGCGATCGAAGGCGGCGAGATGGACGCGGTGCTGGAGCTCGTCCAGGCCGGGCTGGGACTGGCGGTGGTGCCCAGCACGGTGGTGGGCACCCGGTTCCGCCGCACGCAGGTCACCGAACCCGGCCTCAGCCGGGTCGTTCGCTTGGCCTACCGCCGCGACGTGGAGCATCCGCGCGCGGTCCGGGCTTTGCAGGAGGCGATCCTGCATTTCCTCGCAGGCGGCACCGCGAGACTCCCGCCCGGAACCCGATCTCTGGTCGGCGCGTCGCGGTGA
- a CDS encoding sensor histidine kinase, with protein sequence MGVEPEPVPRRGRLGDSVILRLIPYFLLAVGVAVTLEPAGEGPAPVALALSAATVLWLLWFDTHPQWHETAAVMGVYYAGLASLTAGLVAIAPWYGFFAWVGYPLAFRFLKGRWMYVGASVTAVTSALAVLGGLSAVRAEGLWWEWLGVSLVSMVLSGALFHFFHVAGERELHEANRQLEDALAENAGLHAQLLVQAREAGVQDERQRTAREIHDTLAQGLAGILTQVQAAEQALDERPAARRHLANARELARESLGEARRTVLAVEPAVLADARLPDAIGEVARRWADVNDVAVALTTTGDARPMHAEVEVTLLRAAQEALANVAKHAQAARVGLTLSYMEDLVTLDVRDDGVGFTPGATRSAAPGTGGLGLAGLRRRVQRLAGRLEIESEPGGGTAISATVPAIPAGTGE encoded by the coding sequence GTGGGCGTCGAGCCTGAGCCGGTGCCGCGTCGCGGGAGGCTGGGGGACAGCGTGATCCTGCGGCTGATCCCGTACTTCCTCCTCGCGGTCGGCGTGGCCGTGACGCTGGAGCCGGCCGGTGAGGGTCCGGCACCGGTGGCCCTCGCGCTGTCCGCGGCGACCGTGCTGTGGCTGCTCTGGTTCGACACGCACCCGCAATGGCACGAAACCGCTGCGGTGATGGGGGTCTACTACGCCGGGCTGGCGTCGCTGACCGCGGGGCTGGTGGCGATCGCGCCCTGGTACGGCTTCTTCGCCTGGGTCGGCTATCCGCTCGCGTTCCGGTTCCTCAAGGGCCGCTGGATGTACGTGGGCGCGTCGGTCACGGCGGTGACCTCGGCGCTGGCGGTGCTGGGTGGGCTCAGCGCCGTTCGCGCCGAGGGGCTGTGGTGGGAATGGCTGGGCGTCAGCCTGGTTTCGATGGTGTTGTCCGGGGCGCTGTTCCACTTCTTCCACGTCGCCGGGGAACGCGAGCTGCACGAGGCCAACCGCCAGCTGGAGGACGCGCTGGCGGAGAACGCCGGTCTGCACGCCCAGCTGCTCGTCCAGGCCCGCGAGGCCGGCGTGCAGGACGAGCGGCAGCGGACGGCGCGGGAGATCCACGACACCCTGGCGCAGGGCCTGGCCGGGATCCTCACCCAGGTCCAAGCCGCGGAACAAGCGCTCGACGAACGCCCGGCGGCGCGCCGGCACCTGGCGAACGCGCGGGAGCTGGCCAGGGAGAGCCTCGGCGAGGCCCGCCGGACGGTGCTCGCGGTCGAACCGGCCGTGCTCGCGGACGCACGGCTCCCGGACGCGATCGGCGAGGTCGCCCGGCGCTGGGCGGACGTGAACGACGTGGCCGTCGCACTGACGACCACCGGCGACGCCCGCCCGATGCACGCGGAGGTCGAGGTAACGCTGCTGCGCGCCGCGCAGGAGGCGCTGGCGAATGTGGCCAAGCACGCGCAGGCCGCCCGGGTCGGGTTGACGTTGTCCTATATGGAGGATCTGGTCACCCTGGACGTCCGCGACGACGGCGTCGGCTTCACCCCCGGTGCGACGCGGTCCGCCGCGCCCGGCACCGGCGGCCTCGGCTTGGCCGGGCTGCGGCGGCGTGTGCAACGCTTGGCGGGCAGGCTGGAGATCGAGTCCGAACCCGGTGGCGGCACGGCGATTTCGGCGACGGTGCCCGCGATTCCGGCGGGCACGGGCGAATGA